In Polaromonas sp. JS666, one genomic interval encodes:
- the ppk1 gene encoding polyphosphate kinase 1 — translation MSDLLPSFILSAQSSDAARPVRFLDRDHSILAFNERVLDWARRPDVPLLERLRFLCIVSSNLDEFFEVRAAPHLTAAQGNEQKGLYTVESFAALSAAAHDMVARQYSLYNDDLLPEFERQGIRIVSHGERNAAQRRWVKAYFEREVRPLLIPVGLDPSHPFPQVANKSLNFIVRLGGHDAFGRQNEVAIVKIPRVLPRMIHMPTSGDSKGRLFVSLSSVVRAHLAELFPGREVGQFSQFRVTRHSDLAVDEDDVKNLRTALRQGLEQRHYGQAVRLEVAAGCSEYLANFLLKQFDLPALSLYRVQGPVNLVRLTQLVDLVNDPKLLFSHYSASYPTQLQPGQSFFERLKQGDVSIHQPFESFDGVLAFLREAVNDPQVLAIKQTIYRTGTDSELMLLLREAVRRGKEVTVVVELKARFDEEANINWAEMLESIGAQVVYGVVGLKTHAKMLLVTRREGRHLVRYAHLSTGNYNPRTARLYTDISYLTADPLLTLDIDNVFVHLASQSRLPKLHHLWLAPFQLQRKLIEKIDAVGEAALQGKDARIVVKMNALTDEDLMLALTRAGQRGVKIDLIVRGACMLPAGVPGVTDNIRVRSVIGRFLEHSRVFYFRSAEEETLYLSSADWMNRNMLRRIELAWPVNDPVIRQRIIDECLVAYLHDGRDAWDLQPDGTYLRVDQRAKTAGHGAQAALMARYSPLHHREK, via the coding sequence ATGTCCGATTTGCTCCCTTCATTTATTTTGTCCGCTCAATCCTCGGATGCTGCGCGACCTGTCAGGTTTCTCGACCGTGACCACAGTATTCTCGCTTTCAACGAGCGGGTGCTGGACTGGGCCAGGCGCCCGGATGTGCCATTGCTGGAGCGCCTGAGGTTTTTGTGCATTGTGTCGTCCAACCTGGACGAGTTTTTTGAGGTTCGCGCCGCGCCTCACCTGACGGCGGCCCAGGGCAACGAACAAAAAGGTCTGTACACCGTAGAGTCCTTCGCGGCGCTGTCGGCTGCGGCGCATGACATGGTGGCGCGCCAGTATTCCCTTTATAACGATGACCTGCTGCCGGAGTTTGAACGGCAGGGCATTCGCATCGTCTCGCATGGCGAGCGCAACGCCGCCCAGCGACGCTGGGTGAAGGCCTATTTTGAACGGGAAGTCCGGCCGCTGCTGATTCCGGTCGGTCTCGACCCTTCCCATCCTTTCCCGCAGGTGGCCAACAAGTCGCTGAACTTTATTGTGAGGCTCGGTGGCCATGATGCCTTCGGCCGCCAGAATGAAGTCGCGATTGTCAAGATTCCGCGTGTATTGCCGCGCATGATCCACATGCCGACCTCCGGCGACAGCAAGGGCAGGCTGTTTGTCTCGCTGTCCAGTGTGGTCCGGGCCCACCTGGCCGAGCTGTTTCCGGGCCGGGAGGTCGGGCAGTTTTCCCAGTTCCGCGTGACCCGGCACTCCGATCTGGCGGTGGATGAAGACGATGTGAAGAACCTGCGCACGGCCCTGCGCCAGGGCCTGGAGCAACGCCATTATGGCCAGGCTGTCCGGCTGGAAGTCGCGGCCGGATGTTCGGAATACCTGGCGAACTTTTTGCTCAAGCAGTTCGACCTGCCGGCGCTTTCCCTTTACAGGGTCCAGGGGCCGGTCAATCTGGTGCGGTTGACCCAACTGGTGGACCTGGTCAACGACCCCAAGCTGCTGTTTTCGCACTACAGCGCCAGCTATCCCACGCAGCTGCAACCTGGGCAGTCATTTTTTGAACGGCTCAAGCAGGGCGATGTGTCCATTCACCAGCCCTTCGAGAGTTTTGACGGTGTTCTGGCTTTTTTACGCGAGGCGGTCAACGACCCGCAGGTCCTGGCGATCAAGCAGACCATTTACCGCACCGGCACTGATTCGGAGCTGATGCTGTTGCTGCGGGAGGCTGTTCGGCGCGGCAAGGAGGTCACCGTCGTGGTGGAGCTCAAGGCACGGTTCGACGAGGAAGCCAATATCAATTGGGCGGAGATGCTGGAGTCGATTGGTGCGCAGGTGGTTTATGGGGTGGTGGGCCTGAAGACCCACGCCAAGATGCTGCTGGTGACCCGGCGTGAGGGTCGGCATCTCGTCCGCTATGCACATCTGTCCACCGGCAATTACAACCCGCGTACGGCGCGCCTGTATACCGACATCAGCTACCTGACAGCCGATCCCTTGCTGACGCTGGACATTGACAATGTCTTTGTGCACCTGGCCAGCCAGAGCCGGCTGCCCAAATTGCATCACCTCTGGCTGGCGCCGTTTCAGCTGCAGCGCAAACTGATTGAAAAAATCGATGCGGTAGGCGAAGCCGCCCTGCAGGGCAAGGATGCCCGCATTGTGGTGAAGATGAATGCGCTGACTGATGAAGACTTGATGCTGGCCCTGACCAGGGCCGGGCAGCGTGGCGTCAAAATTGACCTGATCGTGCGCGGCGCCTGCATGCTGCCCGCCGGTGTTCCGGGCGTGACAGACAACATTCGGGTCCGCTCGGTGATTGGCCGGTTTCTGGAGCACTCGCGGGTGTTTTATTTCCGCAGTGCCGAGGAAGAAACGCTCTACCTCTCCAGCGCCGACTGGATGAACCGCAACATGCTACGCCGGATAGAACTGGCCTGGCCGGTCAACGATCCCGTCATTCGCCAGCGCATCATCGACGAATGCCTGGTGGCCTATTTGCACGACGGTCGCGACGCCTGGGACCTGCAGCCTGACGGTACCTACCTGCGGGTGGATCAACGTGCCAAGACCGCGGGTCATGGCGCTCAGGCGGCCCTGATGGCGCGTTATTCACCACTCCACCACAGGGAAAAATAG
- a CDS encoding SixA phosphatase family protein — translation MDLILWRHAEAEDWPGGDPEGGSDLDRSLTPRGEKQAARMAGWLDRQLPEGTRILVSPARRCEQTVLALGRKYKIRTELAPDATPAQLLELVQWPQSRSPVLVVGHQPTLGQTIAKLLGLQESDCPVKKGSLWWLRSRERDGHTQTIVVTVQSPEVL, via the coding sequence ATGGACCTCATCTTGTGGCGCCATGCGGAGGCAGAGGACTGGCCCGGAGGTGATCCCGAGGGAGGCAGTGATCTGGACCGGTCTCTCACACCGCGGGGAGAGAAGCAGGCGGCCCGCATGGCCGGCTGGCTGGACCGGCAGCTCCCGGAAGGCACACGCATTCTGGTAAGCCCGGCGCGGCGCTGTGAGCAGACGGTGCTGGCGTTGGGACGCAAGTACAAGATACGGACAGAACTGGCACCTGATGCAACGCCTGCGCAGTTGCTGGAACTGGTGCAATGGCCGCAGAGCCGGTCGCCGGTTTTGGTGGTGGGGCATCAACCCACACTGGGACAGACCATTGCCAAGCTGCTGGGGCTGCAGGAGAGCGATTGCCCGGTCAAAAAGGGCTCGCTCTGGTGGCTTCGCAGCCGAGAACGCGACGGACATACCCAGACCATTGTGGTCACCGTGCAGTCGCCTGAAGTGCTCTAG
- the ppx gene encoding exopolyphosphatase: MQNGTLLAAVDLGSNSFRLEIGRLDHGRVHRTEYIKETVRQGNGLDGDRNLTPDAMQRGWDCLARFAERLAGFKKTQVRAVATQTLREARNREEFLAQAFRILEFPIDVISGSEEARLIYQGVAHLLPQSDERRLVVDIGGRSTEMILGKGFDARTMESYRVGSVAWSMKYFPDGQFTPRAFEMAEIAAKAVLDEAVNAYQPGVWDVAYGSSGTIGAVSDVLTAAGWPAGLVTRDGLDWLLDRLLKAQHADRVKLDGMKDDRRAVIGGGVSVLRAVFGLLGIEQMEAAQGALRHGVLYDLLDREQDSTDLRSTSVQRLASKFNSDAAQAQRVSRVSQHLFRMAGAGLPGEALERFQRKLQWAAQLHEIGSQISHSDYHKHGAYILDNADAPGFALPELHRLSLLVLGHRGKLRKLEVDFEDRVFVQQLLCLRMAVILCHARRDPDLKGLQLECSAEPGRIFVLNCRPGWAEAFPQSAHLLREEVLAWQKTPWTLIVSGL, encoded by the coding sequence ATGCAAAACGGAACACTGCTCGCGGCTGTAGATCTGGGATCCAACAGTTTTCGCCTTGAAATTGGCCGCCTTGATCATGGCCGGGTCCACCGCACGGAATACATCAAGGAAACGGTCCGCCAGGGCAACGGACTGGACGGCGACCGCAACCTGACGCCGGACGCCATGCAGCGCGGCTGGGACTGCCTGGCCCGCTTCGCCGAACGGCTGGCCGGGTTCAAAAAAACGCAGGTCAGGGCCGTCGCCACGCAAACCTTGCGGGAGGCACGCAACCGGGAAGAATTTCTGGCGCAGGCCTTCCGGATTCTGGAATTCCCCATTGATGTCATTTCAGGCAGCGAAGAAGCCCGACTGATTTACCAGGGTGTGGCCCATCTGCTGCCCCAGTCGGATGAGCGCCGGCTGGTTGTGGACATTGGGGGCCGCTCCACAGAAATGATCCTGGGCAAGGGCTTCGATGCACGCACGATGGAGTCCTACCGCGTCGGCAGCGTGGCTTGGTCCATGAAGTACTTTCCGGACGGCCAGTTCACGCCGCGGGCTTTCGAGATGGCTGAAATTGCGGCCAAAGCGGTGCTTGATGAAGCGGTCAATGCCTACCAGCCGGGCGTCTGGGATGTCGCCTATGGTTCGTCCGGCACGATTGGCGCCGTCAGCGATGTACTGACTGCCGCGGGCTGGCCTGCCGGCCTTGTCACGCGTGATGGCCTCGACTGGCTGCTCGATCGCCTGCTCAAGGCGCAACATGCCGACCGCGTGAAGCTCGACGGCATGAAAGATGACCGGCGCGCCGTCATTGGCGGTGGCGTCAGCGTGCTGAGGGCTGTGTTCGGGCTGCTGGGCATTGAACAGATGGAAGCCGCCCAGGGCGCGCTGCGCCACGGCGTTCTTTATGACCTCCTCGACCGGGAGCAGGACTCCACCGATTTGCGCTCAACCAGCGTCCAGCGCCTGGCGAGCAAATTCAACTCAGATGCAGCACAGGCCCAGCGGGTCAGCAGAGTTTCGCAGCACCTGTTCCGGATGGCTGGCGCAGGCCTCCCAGGCGAGGCACTGGAGCGTTTCCAGCGCAAGCTGCAGTGGGCTGCGCAGCTTCATGAGATTGGCAGCCAGATTTCACACAGCGACTACCACAAGCATGGCGCCTATATTCTGGACAACGCCGACGCGCCCGGTTTTGCGCTCCCCGAGCTGCACCGGCTGAGCCTGCTCGTGCTGGGTCATCGCGGGAAACTGCGCAAGCTGGAAGTTGACTTCGAAGACCGGGTGTTTGTCCAGCAACTGCTGTGCCTGCGCATGGCGGTCATTTTGTGCCACGCCCGGCGAGACCCTGACCTCAAGGGACTGCAACTCGAATGCAGCGCGGAACCCGGCAGGATTTTTGTGCTGAACTGCAGGCCGGGCTGGGCTGAAGCCTTTCCTCAATCGGCGCACTTGCTGCGCGAAGAAGTGCTGGCCTGGCAAAAAACGCCATGGACCCTGATTGTCTCCGGTCTGTAG
- a CDS encoding ABC transporter substrate-binding protein, whose translation MPLQSPAISRRQLLQGASMLTAGAVAPGWAQPGKAAASRAVVVAQVVDFSQAQQDVSKDFLIGSRAAWQDINSRGGIRGRQVQHLALETDGTPASLRAALDSVRDNPSCVVLSGSVGDQIASQIATPSRQGGLDIAHAAPWLQNSSLEIDDKTFPIFAARQEQIAYALKTLSVMGLKELGAIYATAKDHAAYRVEVERIAAGMQLKLQSFQGDGDLRLLGQKLTPGTPAVLLFVGGTPELAAFTQGLEKQARQRYVVALADVNLQTMLQMGAARSTPVIATQPVPLVNASLPVVRSYRETLARLFDEPPAPLSLAGFIAARYTYEVLNDMDGPLTRQSALAAFQRRSSLDIGGFRVSFNPQRRSGSYVTQSMMTIDGRLIG comes from the coding sequence ATGCCTTTACAAAGTCCAGCCATCAGCCGTCGCCAACTGCTGCAAGGTGCCAGCATGCTGACTGCCGGTGCTGTAGCACCAGGCTGGGCGCAGCCTGGCAAAGCGGCTGCATCACGCGCTGTCGTCGTTGCGCAGGTTGTTGACTTCTCACAAGCGCAACAGGACGTGTCAAAAGATTTCCTGATCGGGTCACGCGCCGCCTGGCAGGACATCAACTCTCGGGGGGGCATACGCGGCCGACAGGTGCAGCATCTTGCGCTCGAAACGGACGGCACACCAGCCAGCCTGCGCGCGGCCCTCGACTCGGTCCGGGACAATCCATCCTGCGTTGTCCTCTCCGGCAGTGTCGGCGACCAGATCGCCAGCCAGATCGCCACCCCGTCGCGCCAGGGGGGTCTGGATATTGCTCACGCAGCGCCCTGGCTGCAAAACTCCAGCCTCGAAATCGATGACAAGACGTTCCCGATTTTCGCGGCGCGCCAGGAACAGATCGCCTACGCGCTTAAAACCCTGTCGGTCATGGGTCTGAAAGAGCTGGGCGCGATTTATGCGACGGCCAAGGACCACGCGGCCTACCGCGTCGAGGTCGAACGCATTGCTGCCGGCATGCAGCTCAAGCTGCAGTCGTTTCAGGGCGACGGGGACTTGCGTCTGCTCGGCCAGAAGCTGACACCCGGCACGCCGGCTGTACTTCTTTTTGTGGGTGGCACGCCCGAACTTGCCGCCTTCACGCAAGGACTGGAAAAGCAGGCGCGCCAGCGCTACGTCGTCGCGCTGGCCGACGTCAACCTGCAGACCATGCTGCAAATGGGGGCGGCGCGCAGCACGCCGGTCATTGCGACCCAGCCGGTGCCGCTGGTCAATGCCAGCCTCCCGGTGGTCAGAAGCTACCGCGAAACACTGGCACGCCTGTTTGATGAGCCCCCGGCCCCGCTGAGCCTGGCCGGCTTCATTGCCGCCAGATACACCTATGAAGTGCTCAATGACATGGATGGCCCGCTGACACGCCAAAGCGCGTTGGCCGCCTTTCAGCGGCGCTCCAGCCTGGACATCGGCGGGTTTCGCGTCAGTTTCAACCCGCAGCGCAGGAGCGGCAGCTATGTCACGCAAAGCATGATGACGATAGATGGCCGGCTGATTGGCTAA
- a CDS encoding fasciclin domain-containing protein yields MPKFRILLVATTVAALAGCATSSAPVSVADTIAAKPQLSTLTSLVAKSGLTDTLKGTGPFTVFAPTNEAFAKVPAKTMDDLAKDPAKLKAVLTYHVLPVKVIAADVKNGNSKTVNGANVAISRAGDFVTVEEAMVQTADISATNGMVHIVDSVLIPPAKR; encoded by the coding sequence ATGCCCAAATTCCGCATTCTTCTCGTCGCCACAACCGTTGCCGCCCTCGCCGGCTGCGCTACTTCCAGCGCCCCGGTATCGGTAGCGGACACCATCGCCGCCAAACCGCAATTGAGCACCCTCACCAGCCTGGTCGCCAAATCAGGACTGACGGACACCCTCAAGGGTACGGGCCCTTTTACCGTCTTCGCGCCTACCAATGAGGCCTTCGCCAAGGTTCCGGCAAAAACCATGGACGATCTTGCCAAGGATCCGGCCAAACTCAAGGCCGTGCTGACCTACCACGTACTGCCCGTCAAGGTCATAGCCGCCGACGTCAAGAATGGCAACAGCAAAACCGTCAACGGCGCCAATGTGGCAATCTCCAGAGCGGGCGATTTTGTCACGGTGGAAGAAGCCATGGTTCAAACCGCTGATATTTCTGCGACCAACGGTATGGTGCATATCGTCGACAGCGTTTTGATTCCTCCTGCGAAGCGCTAA
- the pstS gene encoding phosphate ABC transporter substrate-binding protein PstS, whose product MKLSFKASATAVMGVAIMSFATLSAAQDVTGAGASFPAPLYSKWAADYNKATSIKINYQSVGSGAGLRQIEAKTVDFGASDAPLKDEELAKKGLVQFPTVIGGVVPVVNIKGVAPGQLKLSGQVLGDIYLGKITKWTDPAIKAMNPALALPDAAIAPVRRADGSGTSFIFTNYLSKANAEWKAKVGEGTAVNWPAGAGGKGNEGVAAFVGRLPNSIGYVEYAYVKQNKMTFVQLKNAAGNFVSPDDAAFKAAAAGADWSKSFYQILTEQPGKDAWPITGATFILMQKAQDKPAQAAASLKFFEWAYKNGDKIADDLDYVPMPASVKTIIEKSWADIKDTSGKAVAYK is encoded by the coding sequence ATGAAATTGAGTTTCAAAGCTTCTGCGACTGCTGTGATGGGTGTTGCCATCATGTCGTTTGCCACGTTGTCGGCCGCGCAGGATGTCACGGGCGCTGGAGCCAGTTTCCCCGCTCCGCTGTATTCCAAATGGGCTGCTGACTACAACAAGGCCACCAGCATCAAGATTAATTACCAGTCGGTCGGCTCTGGCGCGGGTTTGCGGCAGATTGAGGCCAAGACCGTGGACTTTGGCGCATCAGACGCTCCCCTGAAGGATGAAGAGCTCGCCAAAAAAGGGCTGGTGCAGTTTCCGACCGTGATTGGTGGCGTGGTTCCTGTGGTCAATATCAAGGGCGTCGCTCCGGGCCAACTGAAGCTGAGCGGTCAGGTCCTGGGTGACATCTACCTGGGCAAGATCACCAAGTGGACCGACCCCGCCATCAAGGCGATGAATCCTGCACTGGCCTTGCCGGATGCGGCCATCGCGCCGGTCCGCCGAGCTGATGGTTCAGGTACCAGCTTCATTTTCACCAATTATTTGAGCAAGGCCAACGCCGAGTGGAAGGCCAAAGTGGGTGAAGGTACGGCGGTGAACTGGCCGGCGGGTGCTGGCGGCAAGGGTAACGAGGGCGTCGCGGCGTTTGTCGGTCGCCTGCCCAACTCGATTGGCTATGTGGAGTACGCCTATGTCAAGCAGAACAAGATGACGTTTGTCCAGCTGAAGAATGCTGCCGGCAATTTCGTGTCGCCGGATGATGCGGCATTCAAGGCTGCTGCTGCAGGCGCCGACTGGTCCAAGAGTTTTTACCAGATACTGACTGAGCAGCCCGGCAAGGATGCATGGCCTATCACGGGCGCCACCTTTATCCTGATGCAGAAGGCGCAGGACAAGCCCGCGCAGGCCGCTGCCTCGCTCAAATTCTTCGAGTGGGCCTATAAGAACGGCGACAAGATCGCTGACGACCTGGACTATGTGCCCATGCCCGCCAGCGTGAAGACGATCATCGAAAAATCGTGGGCTGACATCAAGGACACGTCGGGCAAGGCTGTTGCTTACAAATAA
- the pstC gene encoding phosphate ABC transporter permease PstC, with translation MSSTLPASRAAFDHPADATGRDMTNPPPVNGIRRSSLADRLFGWAAQGAALLTLGLLIGILLSLIVGAWPAISKYGLGFLTSSVWDPVKDEYGGLIMIYGTLATSLIALVIAVPVSFGIALFLTELSPAWLKRPLGTAIELLAAVPSIVYGMWGLLVFGPILATYVQQPLQSLFSNVPYLGALFSGPPVGIGILSAGIILAIMIIPFIASVMRDVFEVTPVLLKESAYGLGSTTWEVVFKVVLPYTKAGVVGGIMLGLGRALGETMAVTFVIGNFNQLDSLSLFQAANSITSALANEFAEAADGLHQAALIYLGLVLFFITFVVLSLSKLLLAQLRKNEGAKS, from the coding sequence GTGTCCTCTACACTTCCGGCTAGCCGGGCCGCTTTTGATCACCCGGCGGATGCGACCGGACGTGACATGACCAATCCTCCTCCTGTAAATGGTATACGCAGAAGCTCCCTGGCAGACCGGCTTTTCGGCTGGGCCGCCCAGGGGGCGGCACTGCTGACGCTCGGTTTGCTGATCGGTATTTTGTTGTCGTTGATCGTCGGAGCGTGGCCAGCCATCAGCAAGTACGGACTCGGTTTTTTGACCAGCAGCGTCTGGGACCCCGTCAAAGACGAGTACGGCGGACTGATCATGATCTATGGCACGCTCGCCACGTCGCTGATTGCCCTGGTGATTGCCGTGCCCGTGAGCTTTGGTATCGCGCTGTTCCTGACCGAGCTGTCGCCCGCCTGGCTCAAAAGGCCTTTGGGCACCGCTATTGAACTGCTGGCCGCCGTGCCGTCCATCGTGTACGGCATGTGGGGCTTGCTGGTGTTCGGGCCCATCCTCGCCACCTACGTGCAGCAGCCGCTGCAAAGTCTGTTCAGTAATGTGCCTTACCTGGGGGCCCTGTTTTCGGGGCCGCCGGTGGGCATTGGCATATTGTCGGCCGGCATCATTCTCGCGATCATGATCATTCCGTTCATCGCTTCGGTGATGCGCGATGTGTTTGAGGTCACGCCGGTGCTGCTGAAAGAATCGGCTTACGGCCTCGGATCCACCACCTGGGAAGTGGTATTCAAGGTGGTGCTGCCCTACACCAAAGCCGGTGTGGTGGGCGGCATCATGCTGGGCCTGGGGCGTGCGCTGGGCGAGACCATGGCGGTGACCTTCGTGATCGGCAACTTCAACCAGCTCGATTCCCTGAGCCTGTTTCAGGCAGCCAACAGCATCACGTCGGCACTGGCCAATGAGTTTGCCGAGGCGGCTGACGGCTTGCATCAGGCCGCATTGATCTACCTGGGCCTGGTGCTGTTCTTTATCACCTTTGTGGTGCTTTCGCTGTCCAAGCTCCTGTTGGCCCAATTGAGGAAAAACGAGGGAGCCAAATCATGA
- the pstA gene encoding phosphate ABC transporter permease PstA: MSAVMQDARLAKFARRKRVNQIALVLSLAAMSFGLFWLFWILWETIRLGIGGIALATFTEMTPAPNESGGIANALYGSFLMVLLATCVGTPIGIMAGIYLAEYNTKGWLASVTRFVNDILLSAPSIVIGLFVYAVVVSRFKSFSGWAGVIALALIVIPVVIRTTENMLQLVPAGLREAAYALGAPKWKVITSITLKAARSGVVTGILLAVARIAGETAPLLFTALNNQFWTSDLSQPMASLPVTIFKFAMSPYENWQQLAWAGVFLITLAVLGLNILARVLTRTKH; this comes from the coding sequence ATGAGTGCCGTGATGCAGGATGCGCGCCTGGCCAAGTTTGCCCGCCGCAAACGTGTCAACCAGATTGCGCTGGTGCTCTCCCTGGCGGCCATGTCGTTCGGGCTTTTCTGGCTGTTCTGGATTCTGTGGGAAACGATACGCCTGGGCATCGGCGGCATTGCACTGGCGACCTTCACCGAAATGACGCCCGCGCCCAATGAATCCGGCGGCATTGCGAATGCGCTGTATGGTTCGTTCCTGATGGTGCTGCTGGCGACGTGCGTCGGCACACCGATCGGCATCATGGCCGGTATTTACCTGGCTGAGTACAACACCAAGGGTTGGTTGGCATCGGTCACACGCTTTGTGAACGATATTTTGCTCTCGGCGCCCTCCATCGTGATCGGCCTGTTTGTGTACGCTGTGGTGGTGTCGCGCTTCAAGTCCTTTTCGGGATGGGCCGGCGTGATAGCGCTTGCATTGATTGTGATTCCGGTGGTGATCCGGACCACGGAAAACATGCTTCAGCTGGTTCCGGCCGGGCTGCGCGAGGCTGCCTACGCGCTGGGTGCGCCCAAATGGAAGGTGATCACCAGCATTACGCTCAAGGCGGCCCGCTCGGGTGTGGTGACCGGCATCCTCCTGGCCGTAGCGCGCATCGCGGGTGAAACAGCGCCTTTGTTGTTCACGGCGCTCAACAACCAGTTCTGGACTTCGGACCTGAGCCAGCCCATGGCCAGCTTGCCTGTGACGATTTTCAAGTTTGCCATGAGCCCGTACGAGAACTGGCAGCAACTTGCCTGGGCTGGCGTGTTCCTGATCACGCTCGCGGTACTCGGCCTGAATATTCTGGCGCGTGTATTGACGCGCACCAAACACTGA
- the pstB gene encoding phosphate ABC transporter ATP-binding protein PstB yields the protein MDTLTASREKLAEKSKISVKNLDFFYGKFHALKSINLEIPEKKVTAFIGPSGCGKSTLLRIFNRMYELYPEQRAEGDVTFDGENLLTSKKDVALIRSKVGMVFQKPTPFPMSIYDNIAFGVKLFESLNASDMDERVEWALRKAALWGEVKDKLNQSGSSLSGGQQQRLCIARGIAIKPEVLLLDEPCSALDPISTAKVEELIAELKNDYTVVIVTHNMQQAARCSDYTAYMYLGDLVEFGATEDLFFKPKRKETEDYITGRFG from the coding sequence ATGGATACCCTCACTGCGTCACGCGAAAAGCTGGCCGAGAAATCGAAAATATCGGTCAAAAACCTCGACTTCTTCTACGGAAAATTTCACGCCCTCAAAAGCATTAATCTGGAAATTCCCGAGAAAAAAGTCACAGCCTTCATTGGCCCCTCGGGCTGCGGAAAATCCACCCTGCTGCGGATCTTCAACCGCATGTATGAACTTTATCCCGAGCAGCGTGCGGAGGGGGACGTTACGTTTGACGGGGAAAACCTGCTGACCTCCAAAAAGGACGTGGCGCTGATCCGCTCCAAGGTCGGCATGGTCTTTCAGAAGCCCACGCCATTTCCCATGTCGATTTATGACAATATTGCTTTTGGGGTCAAGCTGTTTGAAAGCCTCAACGCCTCGGATATGGACGAGCGGGTCGAGTGGGCACTGCGCAAGGCGGCTCTCTGGGGGGAAGTCAAGGACAAGCTGAACCAGAGCGGTTCCAGCCTGTCCGGAGGCCAGCAGCAACGGTTGTGCATTGCCCGCGGCATTGCCATCAAGCCCGAGGTGTTGCTGCTCGATGAGCCTTGCTCGGCGCTGGACCCCATTTCCACGGCCAAGGTGGAGGAACTGATTGCCGAGCTGAAAAACGACTACACGGTGGTGATCGTCACGCACAACATGCAGCAGGCCGCCCGCTGCAGCGATTACACGGCCTATATGTACCTGGGCGATCTTGTTGAATTTGGTGCCACGGAAGACCTCTTCTTCAAACCCAAGCGCAAAGAGACGGAAGACTACATCACCGGCCGTTTCGGATGA
- the phoU gene encoding phosphate signaling complex protein PhoU has protein sequence MPDKHLSTQFDSELNGVSSRVMELGGLVESQIRLAIYALSQFSTESANQVIETEARVNAMEIDIDRELSSIIARRQPTARDLRLLIAISKTTANLERAGDEAEKIARMVNSIINSGSARVLPSSDLRVAAELASGLLRKALDAFARLDTAAAVSILKEDDLIDQEFDGFVRKLITYMMEDPRTISASLDLLFVAKAIERVGDHAKNIAEFIIYIVKGADVRHTSMDQIESAVK, from the coding sequence ATGCCTGATAAACACCTCTCGACCCAGTTTGACAGCGAACTCAACGGCGTGTCCTCGCGTGTGATGGAGCTCGGCGGCCTGGTTGAATCCCAGATCCGTCTGGCCATCTATGCGTTGTCGCAATTCAGCACCGAGAGCGCCAACCAGGTGATAGAGACTGAGGCGCGTGTCAACGCGATGGAAATCGACATTGACCGCGAGCTGTCTTCCATCATTGCCCGCCGCCAGCCTACTGCCCGCGATTTGCGCCTGCTGATCGCCATTTCAAAGACCACGGCCAACCTGGAGCGTGCCGGCGATGAAGCCGAAAAAATCGCGCGCATGGTCAATTCGATCATCAACAGCGGTTCGGCACGCGTCCTGCCGTCGTCCGATCTTCGCGTTGCCGCAGAACTGGCTTCCGGCTTGCTGCGCAAGGCGCTGGACGCCTTCGCCCGGCTGGATACCGCTGCGGCGGTATCCATCCTCAAGGAGGACGACCTGATTGACCAGGAGTTTGACGGTTTTGTGCGCAAGCTGATCACCTACATGATGGAAGATCCACGCACCATTTCAGCCAGCCTGGACTTGCTGTTTGTCGCCAAGGCCATCGAGCGTGTGGGCGACCACGCCAAGAATATCGCCGAGTTCATCATCTATATCGTCAAAGGCGCGGATGTCAGGCATACCTCCATGGACCAGATCGAGTCCGCCGTCAAGTAA